From the Motacilla alba alba isolate MOTALB_02 chromosome Z, Motacilla_alba_V1.0_pri, whole genome shotgun sequence genome, one window contains:
- the ATP6AP1L gene encoding V-type proton ATPase subunit S1-like protein isoform X2 has protein sequence MERNAALRLLLLLACAGLGGSEERSPAGNSSHEFSDQDSLQTAGQRYNGRVKPKFNVSQEAIAQVVSYSLSRGGQWRGAPWSHAGFPHSHLSPLNVTIGGTPCILFWAKRIMIRFENHTQLDLTERTFGVHATVDVGDSNCSEDSAMLSLKFGDIGNLKGLVIRLLLTTSYYQLSVQNWFSLHRLQLLYNHSVQATFNATGIHAPATHSFHCERVSSLQRYDALLVPSSENDLSQLWEVTFIDFQIQGFNIQEGHFAYARDCASFFSPAILMGLVMSLILLLVLAYALHMLIHLKSLDRHYECKASPAYFAQMKDSDMGDEKEPLRNSGNESYELRNQQFGKIYI, from the exons TTCACATGAATTTTCAGATCAAGATTCTCTCCAGACAGCTG GTCAGCGTTACAATGGTCGTGTGAAGCCAAAGTTTAATGTCAGTCAAGAGGCAATTGCACAG GTTGTCAGCTACAGCTTGAGCAGGGGAGGACAGTGGCGAGGAGCACCCTGGAGCCACGCTGGGTTCCCCCACAGCCACCTCAGCCCCCTGAATGTCACCATCGGCGGCACCCCCTGCATCCTGTTCTGGGCCAAGAGGATCATGATCAGGTTTGAGAACCACACCCAGCTGGATTTGACAGAGAGGACGTTTGGAGTCCACGCCACCGTGGATGTTGGGGACTCAAACTGCAGCGAGGACAGCGCCAT GCTTTCCCTAAAGTTTGGTGACATTGGAAATTTAAAGGGACTTGTCATCAG GCTCTTGTTAACCACCAGCTACTACCAGCTGTCTGTGCAGAACTGGTTCAgcctgcacaggctgcagctgctctacAACCACTCGGTGCAGGCGACGTTCAACGCCACGGGCATCCACGCGCCCGCCACCCACTCCTTCCACTGCGAGCGCgtcagcagcctgcagagatACGATGCTCTGCTGGTCCCCAGCTCCGAAAACGacctctcccagctctgggaggtCACCTTCATCGACTTCCAG ATTCAAGGTTTTAACATCCAAGAAGGACATTTTGCCTACGCCAGAGACTGTGCATCCTTCTTCTCCCCAGCCATCCTGATGGGGTTGGTGATGTCCCTGATTCTGCTGCTGGTCCTGGCCTATGCTCTGCACATGCTCATCCACCTGAAATCCCTGGACAGGCACTACGAGTGCAAAGCTTCCCCTGCCTATTTTGCACAGATGAAGGACAGTGACATGGGAGATGAGAAGGAGCCACTGAGAAACAGTGGGAATGAGTCCTATGAACTCAGGAACCAGCAGTTTGGTAAAATCTATATTTAG